A genomic window from Vigna radiata var. radiata cultivar VC1973A chromosome 2, Vradiata_ver6, whole genome shotgun sequence includes:
- the LOC106755943 gene encoding uncharacterized protein LOC106755943: MMNRCDMVFEARRGGCKEHPHDKQSPGVCSACLREKLSQLYSTNPIIDPLCFSPQSPASPRKSFSSSRNGGHRKPRFRRNASLVAAESGSSVQGLNLKKSKSLGFVSKSRGRERDVSGRKKDGFWSKVLKLKKRDTRDSMVTSKT; this comes from the coding sequence ATGATGAATCGTTGCGACATGGTGTTTGAAGCAAGAAGAGGAGGGTGCAAGGAGCACCCACACGATAAGCAATCACCTGGTGTTTGTTCCGCTTGTTTGAGAGAAAAACTCTCGCAGTTGTACAGCACCAACCCTATTATTGACCCTCTTTGTTTTTCTCCACAATCGCCTGCTTCTCCTCGTAAATCTTTTTCTTCGAGTCGGAATGGTGGCCACCGTAAACCACGGTTCCGGCGAAACGCTTCGCTGGTGGCGGCGGAATCTGGTTCGAGCGTGCAGGgtttgaacttgaagaagagCAAGTCGCTTGGGTTTGTTTCGAAGAGTAGAGGGAGAGAGAGGGATGTGAGTGGAAGGAAGAAAGATGGGTTTTGGTCAAAAGTGCTcaaactcaagaaaagagacaCACGAGACTCCATGGTCACTTCTAAGACCTGA
- the LOC106755988 gene encoding histone H3.3 — MARTKQTARKSTGGKAPRKQLATKAARKSAPTTGGVKKPHRYRPGTVALREIRKYQKSTELLIRKLPFQRLVREIAQDFKTDLRFQSHAVLALQEAAEAYLVGLFEDTNLCAIHAKRVTIMPKDIQLARRIRGERA, encoded by the exons ATGGCCCGTACGAAGCAAACTGCTCGTAAGTCAACGGGAGGAAAAGCTCCTCGGAAGCAGCTTGCAACTAAG GCTGCACGTAAGTCTGCACCAACCACCGGTGGTGTGAAGAAACCTCATCGTTATCGTCCTGGTACTGTCGCTCTTCG TGAGATTAGGAAATACCAGAAGAGTACCGAGCTTCTGATCAGGAAACTCCCCTTCCAGAGGTTGGTTCGTGAAATCGCTCAGGACTTCAAG ACTGATCTGCGTTTCCAGAGCCACGCGGTGCTTGCATTGCAAGAAGCGGCTGAGGCATATCTTGTTGGACTCTTCGAGGACACTAATCTTTGTGCCATTCATGCTAAGCGTGTAACTATTATGCCCAAAGACATTCAGCTCGCAAGAAGAATTCGTGGCGAGCGTGCCTGA
- the LOC106755989 gene encoding histone H3.3, translating into MARTKQTARKSTGGKAPRKQLATKAARKSAPTTGGVKKPHRYRPGTVALREIRKYQKSTELLIRKLPFQRLVREIAQDFKTDLRFQSHAVLALQEAAEAYLVGLFEDTNLCAIHAKRVTIMPKDIQLARRIRGERA; encoded by the exons ATGGCCCGTACAAAACAAACTGCTCGTAAATCAACCGGAGGAAAAGCGCCCAGGAAGCAGCTTGCTACCAAG GCTGCTCGTAAGTCTGCGCCTACCACTGGTGGTGTAAAGAAGCCACATCGTTATCGTCCCGGTACTGTTGCTCTTCG TGAGATTAGGAAATACCAGAAGAGTACCGAGCTTCTGATCAGGAAACTCCCCTTCCAGAGGTTGGTTCGTGAAATTGCTCAGGATTTCAAG ACCGATCTTCGTTTCCAGAGCCATGCTGTTCTAGCTTTGCAAGAGGCCGCAGAGGCATATCTTGTTGGGCTCTTTGAAGACACTAATTTGTGCGCCATTCATGCTAAGCGTGTGACTATCATGCCCAAAGATATCCAGCTGGCAAGAAGGATTCGTGGTGAACGTGCTTGA